CTGTAAAATTACTGAAACACTTTGTATTTTTGCTGACAGCCTGGATGTgaataaatagtttttaaaattctcaaaGTTTACACGTAGCGTACGCCACAACTTCATAGGATTACAAATTGACCCATATTCATTTCCTTTGCATAGGTTGTCTCTGCAGTAGAGATGCTTTAGAATGAGATTGTAAGCTGATTTAGTGCGTCAATAAGGATCTCACATATTTTGATTTAGGTTTTGAAGAAAACTCAGTAAACGTAGCATAGCTGCCACATGACGTAGATAACTGTGTGCATGTGACATGGGATATGCATATATGATACGAGACAGCTTTACTGGTTAATAGTCCGAAGTCTCATAGTTTTAAGCCTCCGTGAAAATACTGAACCTTGACCTCTAGTGTTATATTCACAGATACAGTAATGGGATGGTAGTGGCTTAAATGTAAGTGTTGTCCCGTAACAGGTCCTGCAAGAAGAGAAACAAGCTACAGTTACAACAAAGGAAGACATTTGTGCCTGAAACTTACTGCAATCACTGTGATCGTTTTCAAATCACAGATGATAACGTGACTATTTCGGAAATACTTCAGctattcaaatatatattttctctgaaATCGGTGCCTCTGTCAGAAAGTTTGAATGACAAAGGCGGAAGTTTTTTCCAGGATCATCACATTAAAGCTTTTAATGTTCAATTTTAAGAAGGCGGAGAACGTCTGAAGAGAAACCCGTTCTTTGGTAAGTTATAGGCCACTGTAAACACGCCCAAAAAGctaaactgtaaatgttttctCAGATTATTGTCAGCTGCAAACTGCCAATTCACCACAATTATTCCTGTAATcaggaagtgaaaataaaaagagaagttAGAGGGACCAAAAGAACAGatcacactttatttatttgaaattaacagacatttatttatttgccacaGCAAACAAAGTACTTctgttcaaaaataaaacacccaGATACCCCCCTCaccagaacaaaagaaaacaagtcGTTTTAGTTCTTCAgttttgggtgtttttgtttgtttgtttatttggtaaTACACATTTGTTAATCTatcatttgttttccttctattttttcactttaacatAACAGGTCAAGGTGAAGTCACTGAGATAACTTAGTGAACGGCTCTAGTTACACTAAGCTGTGGCTGTCCTATAAAAGAGGAGAGGACAGGAAGCATGTTGCAAATAATTGAAGTCAGGTGTTCTAATCACTTCTgcggccacaggtgtataaaatcaagcatcataataatgtaataatgtacACAGCTGTGTTTATATGTCATGGCCCTGAACAGTGTTATCATATGACTGGGTTTATAGAGTACctttcctacacacacacacacacgcacacacacacacacactgctcctTTGGGTGTTGAAGCTGTGTTTCTTTcagcttgttttgtgttttgaaactcttcatattttttgaATATTACAGTTTGAATGTGAATTCTGCTGTCAGTGGATTGGTTAGATGCTGATGAAGCCACCTGTTTGATGTGGACATATGTAAGTGTAAATGAAGTCAgataagaaaaaagaatatTGTGAGCATTtcctgagtttttttttaatttcacttttcaATGATGTGTATCTGAGACAGGTAAACGCAACATCTGAGGGAAATACATCTAAGCTGTAATCttttcatgttcagttttacaGTCTTACACTTCTGgccttttttgttctgtttgtaaTGTTGTTTGATGTTTTCTTGATTCAGTGATTGAAAATCAActgtatttataatatttaaaaagtcatgAGAAACAAGTGATAGGAACCACACTCAAAAACATTTGTGGCTGGAACATGAGTCATAGTGTTAGCTGTGATGTCTGCCAGCTTGTAGgtgttaaaaacatttattacgTAAGCTGGTGACATTTTGCAGTGCTGGGGTTGTTACATATACCAGTCTTTCTAATCTGGCTTTTTCACTTCTGTTGAAGTCTTTTTAATTTCTTgtcttaaatatttttttgttttttagtgttgCTTTAACAGCCCTTTGTGTTCCATCAAAATGACAAAAGTTTAGCATTTGGAGCAAAGCTCAGGTCATCACCccgaatataaatataaatgatagTACTTCCAGATTTTTTGAACTTATTTGTGAAAGTGTTTACAGGTATAAATAGAGCAGGAATACAATCAGTGCCTGTTGAAATAAAAGTatatctttcaaagtttttatttGGACATATTCTATTTTTTGCGGTTTTAGTACCTGGCAATTTTTAAACAGAgatgttggagatcttgtcaagaTTGATGGAATTATTAACACACAAAAGTGCCATTAGGTTTTCaaataacagttttatttttcagcattacAATCATCCCAAACAAATCATCTTTTGGCTTTATGTGACATATTCaatattcaaatttaaaaacaaaataaaatataaaataagtgtagggaaaacttttttatttttcttgtttcagagaagagtgtttttttcttgtcctAAAATTAGCACTTGCAGTATTACACGTATATGCAAGACAAACATTACATTACCCATTTCACACAATAAATAGCAAAACCTTTCAGCAAAGTGAGACAAACTGTGTACAGATGGCAGAAGaggtgaatattttttttattactgcaGTGTGAAGCTATTCAGCCAAACTGataaaaacacttaaaactaACTCCTGCTGAGGTCTTcttactttcactttcactttaatGCTCCTCATGCTTTCATACTATTGTACATAGGTTTAATTGTTGTATATTTTCCCTGAAgtgtccttttttctttttcttatttcttctgttataCAAAGTTCAGAGAGAAAGGAAATGAGTCTCTCACATTTCActttacacatttttataaaTAGGTTTTAGAATCTAATAGATGGagggaattttaaaataataaaaataaatgtgttacaaaaagaaaatagagcaaaaagtcagcttgttttttgtgttttctgaagatttttatcttgaaaacaaaaaaagaaatactttgttacttctgttgtgataaataaaaaaatgtctttctgtaaaccagtgttttgtgtttttcttgatatgtttttctccatcttatTTTACTGTCCTGGTTATAAAAATAATTGTGATAAATTGGCATCACTTTTCTGTGAGAATAATCTGAGCGCACGTCTCCAGTTGAGCGTTTTGTAAATAAGCTTTAACTTGACTGTTCAGAActtcattcagttttttttaaagagctgcACTGTTTTGAAAATGCAATGCTTTGATTGCAGAAAGTGCAGGCGTGAGTAGCAAACCCACAAAGATCTGGGGTTTGCATCAACCTGCAAATTTCCagagtgcagctctctcttCAGAGGCCTTCTGGGTTCTGCACTTCTGCATCCTTGagatctttgtttttgttgaagtGAAGCACAAGAGGATGAAGAAAGATTTTTGCTGAACTAAAAGACACAAAATCTGCTTAAAATTAAGGTAAGAGCTCAAgcttcattttcaaatttagtttcatttgtttctttttgttttatcttgTAAAATGGATTTAATGTGGCTATCCTTTCTTTTCAAGCTTACTGGCAGAGGCACCAGTTTAAGAGCAAATACAGATGAGTAGTGTTTCAGAACGAGCTGCATAAAAGAGTCCAAGTTAAAACcatttaaacaaataataagaaaaaaatgtgtcaaaCTCTGTTTCCAAGGCTTGATGTGTAGAATAACATTAATTTATGATGTTAAAGACATAAATTCACTCATTTTGAGATGTGAATGTATTTATTGAGATTAAATACAACAATATTAATGACAGAACTAAGAATCAATAATTTAGTTTTTGGTCTCAGTGTGTTGTTTGGAGTAATTGATTAACTTAGTtttaagcaacaaaaaaaaaaaaacttaaatgttAAGTGTTCAATATGacacaaattaataaaaaaaaaaagttattttcacTTCTTTGTTACAGGAATCATTGTGATCACAATGTGACAATTGATCCATGAGAGTAGTCTAACTGAGTGTGTGCAGTTGAGCCTGTTTTAAGACAGAACTTTCTTCAGCTTTTTGTAAGAACTGCACTGAGTAGAAAATGCCAGGCCTAGATTGCAGGAAAGTGCAGACCTGAGTAGCAAACCTACAAAGATCTGGGGTTTGCAGTGGTCTTCCGCCTTCTACACTTTTGCATCCTTGAGATCTTATTTTCAGTAAAGTGAagcacagaggaagaaaaacgaTTTTAGCTTcaaaaactgaactaaaagaCACAGAATCTGTTCAAAATTAAGGTAAGAGCTCAacctacattttaaaatttggttttatatttcaaaataaatacaaaggaTTTAACATGACCATCCTAGAAACTTTCTGTTTGCTCCGTAATGGAGTTCAAAGTTAGTGCAGAGGGACCAGTTTAAGAGCCAATACAGATGAACATGTTTTAAGTGTTTCAGAAATTGTTGTTTGTACGGAGTCGAAGTTAAAACTGATTTAATTTGTCAATTTGGATTCACAGATTTAAGTTTGAAACTCCAATGAAAGCACCTTTTTGGTGGCAGCAAATTCTTAATAAGTGTTAATATTCATTTTGACGCTATTTAATTGGACGTATAATGATCTCAGTTGAGCTGTTTTTTTAGGAGAATTTATTTAAGTCGGTCCAGAggaaataaatttttatttttcttcttaaaaacGTCTCATttctgatgagcagtcaggtaaagttacagcagctttacaggaaacacCTTCACATGAGCTGTTGGTGAGATTAAATTAAAGAGCCACAAGAAATGTTtgactgtttttcactttttaagtcCAACGctgagttttattgtttttaacatacGACACAGAGAGAGGACGGAAACAGAGCGAGGGCTTGGTGGTTTCTCTGTAAAGTGTTCATGTGAAGAAGAATCTCTCTGTGGCTGTGTGTGAAATGAAAGTGTTCACgtttaattagttttctttttatgattTCGTGTTAACAGTaatgttcatttgtgttttattttaaatcctcAGGTCGACTTTCAGAATGAAGGtgattgtgttgtttgtgtttggtgAGTGAATATACTTGTGAAGACAATATTGTaaataatactttaaaatactgCACACACATGTTGTAGATGGTGTGTGACCTCATGTTTaatctaattaaaaaataatttataatctgATCTCAGGTTCTTTAATGTCACTACAAGTTTATGACGACATACAGAGAATATTACTGGTTTTGTCTCCATGTAAAGACATTTGTTATATCCTCCTTTAAATACTCATTAATACAAGAtgagtatttatttaatttatttgccTTCTTCTCAGTGCTGGGTGCACTCTCTGCAGCAGGGgaagttttctttgcaaatgttGGGGATAAAGTCACATTGAACTGTGGAGTCAACAGCTACACACGCTCTCTGCAGTGGTATAATAGATATGACCTTCTTCATAGTGTTGATCAGAGAGGCTTCCCTCGCAAAGGTACTTGATTATCTTGAAATAGTTAACATCAGTATATGACGATTACATTATATAagaacatatttttattttctgtgttagGCAATGTTGAACTTGCACAGAGGTCAGTTGTGAGACAGACGAATCTGGAAATCTCcagtgtgagagaaacagaTGCTGGAGAGTTCGAATGTTCGGCAGATTGGACACCTCGATACCATTCACTTGTTGTGTTCTCAGGTAAACAGCAGACCCTGGAAAATatacatttacaaataaatgttcacatttaatgGAGCAGTGATGggtttaataaaaacatcactgctgtgaaATGAGGGGAATTTTTTCAATGTGACTAATGGTTCTGTAACTATAATGTATGAGCTTTAACATAAAAGTgtccttattttctgttgtatttgTTTTCAGTAAACTGCTGCTTAGAGAAAAACCTATGGTGTGTTTCTATGTGGCAGTCTTCTCTGTATAACCAACAAACTTTACAGTCTGGCCTTCAATTGtttgaaatgcaaaaataagaaTCAGTTTCTGATGTAATGAATAGTCCAAGCCTGATCCTATCTTCACCAACTACTTCCTGTGATCCtgtcactgttaaatttttGGTGGTTTTATATCCATAACATTCTGACAAGTGTGTGAAATGGTTATTTGTCTATTAACATGCAGTGTAATATgccgttttgttttttcttaactcTTTCTCTCATGTTATAAAGCTGTGCCATGTGTCTAATGACTCCCCTTTCTCTTTCTGATTCTCACTGTATCCTCACCTCCGTCCTTCTCAGTTTCGGTCTCTGTGACTCCCTCTGCTGTTCTCAAACTGTGTGATGAGGCAACGCTCCACTGTGAGGTGAAACATCTGCTAAAAGGTTGTGAAGTGAAGTGGAAGAGCCCAAATGCTGATTCACCTGAATGGCCATCAACAGTTCATCTCAAATCTGTAACAAGCTCACATAATGGGACCTGGGAGTGTATCATCACCTGTGATGGCAAACAACTGAGTAAGAGTATTACCATAAAGGGTAATACACGGGTGCATGGAATGAAGGCCCATGTGTACATATGTGGTCAAAAGAAACATaaagatttgtgtttttgttcttcagAGCCTCCAACTTCAACAACTCCACTATCCACCCGAAAGAACGTCACATTGTTTGTAACGAGTGTTCAGAAGACAACATGTACAACATGTACAACATGTACAACATGTGCGTCCAGCTTTTGAAAATGTCTGCAAATTTGATCAAAGTGATCCTTTGCTGAATGTGTAACTCATTCTTGTCATTCTCAcgttctctttctctgtgttgcATTCAGGTACTGCCGACGATTGCCCACTGGGACTCTCCTGTTGGATGTGGATTGCAATGGGGGTGTGCTGCCAGTTTGGGATGTTCCTGATAGTTTGTGTCACAGTCTTGTGTAAGTGCATTAGTAGAAAGATGGTATGTGAGGAAAGGCGTTCATCAAGTATTTATGTATAGTGCTGATAGCTGTGGTTACAGATTATGTTGGTCTAACCTCTTCGCCGAATGTGTAACTGATCAGATTCATAGTTTCACTACACCAAGCTCTTACAAAGTCCTGGACATTTCACAACTGGCAAAAGTCTGAGTGTCTCGGATTATCTATTACACTCTTCAGTAAATCAGTAGATGTACAGATgaagtatttgttttgtttcctgggcTTTGCTGAGTAAAACCGAGAACCACCTGAAATCTCTCAGACATCTGTTCAGGCTTTTCTCCCAAATTACACtttattgccaaaagtatttatTCGTCTGCCTCCAAACGCacatgaacttgagtgacaCCCCATTTTTAATCCACAGGATTTAATATAATGTAGGCCCAACTTTTTCAGTTATAACAGCTATAATTCTTCtaggaaggctttccacaaagttttggagtgtgtttatgggaattctTGACTGTTCTTCCAGAAGCACAGTTGTGAGATCAAACACTGAGATGAGAAGGCCTGGTTTGCAgtctctgctctaattcatcctAAAGATGTTCTGTTCAAAAGTTCTTCCTCACCACAgtcactcatccatgtctttatagaccttgctttgtgctgtCTTGTAGAGGAACAGGAAGAGGCCATCCTCAAACTGTTCACACAAAGTTGGCAGCATGGAGTtctccaaaatgtcttggtatgctgaagcagTAACAATTCCTCTTACTGGAGCGACCAAGCTCTACTCCAGAACAACAATCCCACACAATAATCCCCTCTACACCAAACTTTACAGTAAGTCcaatgcagtcagacaagtaccgTTCCCCTGGCAACCTTTAAGCCAGACTCATCCACTGGATTGCCAGATGGAGAAGTATGATTTGTCACTCCACAAATCATCTATCCACTGCTCAAGAGTCCAGTGGCGGCATGCTTTAAACCACTGCATGTGATGTTTTGCATTGTCTTTGTTGATGtgaggcttggatgcagctgcttggTTGTGTAAAACTCATCCCATGAAGCTCCCTGtgcactgttcttgagctaatcgTAAGAcctgaagtttggaggtctgttgcgattgactctgcagaaagttggagACTCTGCACACTATGAAGCTCGGCATCCACTGACCCTACCCTGTGATTTTACACAACCTATCACTTTATAGCTGCATTGCTGTCATTCCCGATcgcttccactttgttataatgcCACTAACAGCTgattgtggaatatttagtaacAACAACATTTCACAACTGGATTTGTTGCAAGATGGCATCCTATCATGGCACCACACTGGAATTCAATGAGCTCCTGAAAGCGACTCGTTGTTTAACAAAAGTTTGTAGAAGAGGTCTGAATGCCTACGTAGCTTATTTTATACGCCTGTGGCCAGAGAAGTCACTAGAACACCTTGTTCTACTGATGTCAGCGCCCTAATGGCAGCCAAACATTAGAGCGACTTTGTTGTAGCTTCACTCTTTGTGCTAACTCTGACTGTTGGTTTCCACTGCCATCAGTAGTCACCTTCAGTCCCCTCCTCGACCTGTTAGAGTGAGGAGATAACAACTAATGTGttttacagaaagaaaacaaagcaccaaaacaacttgtttttctttggtttggAGATCGTGATTTTTCaatgattcatgttttttttttaattttacttaaaaaaaaaaactttgttacTTCTGTTGTGATAAATAAATGTCTTTCTGTCAAGCTGTGTGCTCTttcaatttttgtttctgatattttttttctagtttttgcTCTATATGTTGTCAAAAACAGTGGATAATCTTCATGTTAATTGGTCAGCTAAATAGCTTTTAGGGTTGAGCACATAAGCCCCACTCTCCTGCAATTCTAATCTTGTatttgtgaggggcagccaatcagaagaaagttttcTCAAGGTGGGTAAAGCTATCTATTAGATAAATATTAACTAAATATTAGATAGTATTACACAAATAAGGCTCACCTGTCAATCTAAGTGGTcagttggtgtgttttggagATGTTTTAATGGATTGTGTGACTAATATTCTGATATCTAATAACCATCCCAGAGGTTCGTGCTTCAGTTCAGGTGAGTGAAATTCAAGTGTTTTATtagttgtcaaaggagcttgcaaagaaaagcgtctggacttctttaagtaaGTTCTTTAATAACTAATTAAGTAATTAGTTATTACTTTGAGCATATAGAGCTCAAACACATATCAGTAAGTATGTGTCTTATGTGCATCATACTGTACAGTTTTTTGGATGCAGCTTTTTAACCAAGTAAGCAGAGAACCAACTGACCACCCTGAAGGTGGTCTAAAAATGATGATGTTTGCCTTTGTTAACACCTGGGGGAGGCTAATGAGGCTTCAGAAGATGGATTTCACAACCATTAATGACATCTGTAACTGAGTTTGTCAGGGTGCATGGCAAGAAcgggacccaaatgcaggacctTCCAGTCCGagacagtgtgtttatttatagtGGCAATTAGTGAGCAATGTGCAACAGTTTCAATAACGTGGTTCCCGAGTCCTGCTCCATGCTTGTGTTCCTGTGACAGACAAACAACTGCAACACTTGATTTCACAGTCGCTCCACTCTCCTAAACCTGGTAAGACAAGAGGGGAAGATCAGTGACGAAATGCTGAACACAATatttgaacacaaacacaacacaaaagaataaaactgaGTTTAACTCTTTAAATCAGCTCATTtaccttcattttcttttatattgaAAACTATTACTTTCTTACTTCTGCTGTGATGAATAAATATTGGTCTTTTTTCAAACTCTTATGTTCTTAGtcgtataaagcgctttgagtgctcagacagagtagaaaagtgctatataagaaccagtccatttaccatttaccattttttctatttttcctgTTATGACTTACAGACATGAGTAGCAAACCCACAAAGATCTGGGGTTTGCTACTCACATCTCAATTAAGGAAAATTAGTGAAACTGTGTATAAACAAATTTCCATGATGGAGTCAGTTCAGTAGAGAcaaatttctatttttcttcttaaagaCTTCTCATTTCTGATGAGCAGTCAGATAAAGTTACATAAAACTCTGTGTTCTTTCTGTTCTTCCTATTATGACTTCCCTGTTTAGTTCCAAGTTATTTTCACTTCTCTGTTACAGGAATCATTGTGATCACATTGTGATCACATTGTGACATTGTGATCCATGAGCGTAATCCTACTGAGTGTGTGCAGCTGAGCCTTTTTTAAGTCACTGTGCAGAACTTTCTTCAGCTTTTTGTAAGAACTGCACTGAGTAGAAAATGCCAGGCCTAGATTGCAGGAAAATGCAGACCTGAGTAGCAAACCTACAAAGATCTGGGGTTTGCAGTGGCCTACAACTTTGCAGAGTGCAGCTCTGTCTTCAGATGTCTTCCACCTTCTACACTTTTGCATCCTTTAGATCTTATTTTCAGTGAAGTGAagcacagaggaagaaaaaatattttagcttCAATAACTGAACTAAAAGACACAGAATCTGTTCAAAATTAAGGTAAGAGCTCAacctacattttaaaatttggttttatatttcaaaataaatacaaaggaTTTAACATGACCATCCTAGCAACTTTCTGTTTGCTCCGTAATGGAGTTCAAAGTTAGTGCAGAGGGACCAGTTTAAGAGCCAATacagatgaaaatgttttaagtgTTTCAGAAATTGTTGTTTGTACGGAGTCGAAGTTAAAACTAATTTAATTTGTCAATTTGGATTCACAGATTTAAGTTTGAAACTCCAATGAAAGCACCTTTTTGGTGGCAGCAAATTCTTAATAAGTGTTAATATTCATTTTGACGCTATTTAATTGGACACATAATGATCTCAGTTGAGCTGTTTTTTTAGGAGAATTTATTTAAGTCGGTCCAGAggaaataaatttttatttttcttcttaaaaacTTCTCATTTCTGATGAGCAGTCAGATAAAGTTAcagcagctttacaggaaacacCTTCACATGAGCTGTTGGTGAGATTAAATTAAAGAGCCACAAGAAATGTTTGACTTTCTCAGTGACactctttttcactttttaagtgTAACActgagttttattgtttttaacacagAGAGAGGACGGAAACAGAGCGAGGGCTTGGTGGTTTCTCTGTAAAGTGTTCATGTGAAGAAGAATCTCTCTGTGGCTGTGTGTGAAATGAAAGTGTTCACGTTTAATTAGTTTTCTTGTTATGATGTCGTGTTAACAGTaatgttcatttgtgttttattttaaaccctCAGGTCAACTTTCAGAATGAAGGtgattgtgttgtttgtgtttggtgAGTGAATATACTTGTGAAGACAATATTGTGAATAATCCTTTAAAATACTGCACACACATGTtgtgtcatgaatcgctgtgtggcaggcaggcaagcaggagtggtggacccaaaatgcagaactcagacacagaagtgaaactgaaagcgcagctttattgctgggaaaaacctcgtacaaactaaactcaccaaaagacaaacaaaagtcTGAACAGAGGAACCAAggactgaaacactggaaaagaaaactggAGCAGGAGACCAAACACTAGgcacatagaagcagaacacacagctagttgAGGGTACAACgcaacactgacacagagaaacacagggcttaaatacacagacggtagtaatcaagggatgagagacaggaggggaacacacctgggagaaatcacagctgacgagacaggggaaatgtaaactgagcacactcacataagacacagaccttcacaataaaacaggaaactcagacacagggAACCAGACAAGATGCTGAActgaacagacagattcacaaacagacggggtgacaccatagacagacagagatacagacgcagactcagaggcagaccgaagagaactcaaacaataataatcatcataataataaactagaaaatgataataataaacttaaagcgctgggtcaccgacccaggaccatgacatgttGTAGATGGTGTGTGATCTCATGTTTGATCTAATTGAAAAATCATGTATAAATATGGTTGTAGTGGTGTTTTACTCAGGTTCTCTAACATAAAGAGAGAATATGACTTGTTTTGTCTCCATGCAGAGACATTTCTTGTATCCTCCTTTAAATACACATTAATAAAAGCAGAGTATTTACTAACTGTGATTGTCTTCTTTTCAGTGCTGGGTGCACTCTCTGCTGCAGGTGAAGATTTCTTTGCAAAAGTCGGGGGGAAGGTCACATTGAACTGTGGGGTCAGCAGCTACAGACACACTCTGCAGTGGCATCATGGAACTGACGTTGTGTTTAATGTTGATCAGAGAGGCTTCACTCGCAAAGGTACTTGAGAATCTCAGAATACTTAACAGTTAACATCAGTATATGATGACTAATTATATTAGAGCCTATTTCTATTTTCTGTGTTAGGACTTGTTGAACTTGCACGGAGGTCAGTCGTGAGACAGAACAATCTGGAAATCTCcagtgtgagagaaacagaTACCGGAGAGTTCAAATGTTTGGCAGATGGGACACGTCATGAACATTCACTTTCTCTGTTCTCAGGTAAAAAGCAGACCCTGGAAAATTGCaaatttttttacaaataaatgttcacatttaatgGATCAGTGATGGGTTTAACATATTAGGcctgttatgtttttgtttta
The DNA window shown above is from Astatotilapia calliptera chromosome 11, fAstCal1.2, whole genome shotgun sequence and carries:
- the LOC113031348 gene encoding uncharacterized protein LOC113031348 isoform X3 gives rise to the protein MKVIVLFVFVLGALSAAGEVFFANVGDKVTLNCGVNSYTRSLQWYNRYDLLHSVDQRGFPRKGNVELAQRSVVRQTNLEISSVRETDAGEFECSADWTPRYHSLVVFSVSVSVTPSAVLKLCDEATLHCEVKHLLKGCEVKWKSPNADSPEWPSTVHLKSVTSSHNGTWECIITCDGKQLKPPTSTTPLSTRKNVTLFVTSVQKTTCTTCTADDCPLGLSCWMWIAMGVCCQFGMFLIVCVTVLCKCISRKMVCEERRSSSIYV
- the LOC113031348 gene encoding uncharacterized protein LOC113031348 isoform X1, which encodes MKVIVLFVFVLGALSAAGEVFFANVGDKVTLNCGVNSYTRSLQWYNRYDLLHSVDQRGFPRKGNVELAQRSVVRQTNLEISSVRETDAGEFECSADWTPRYHSLVVFSVSVSVTPSAVLKLCDEATLHCEVKHLLKGCEVKWKSPNADSPEWPSTVHLKSVTSSHNGTWECIITCDGKQLKPPTSTTPLSTRKNVTLFVTSVQKTTCTTCTTCTTCTADDCPLGLSCWMWIAMGVCCQFGMFLIVCVTVLCKCISRKMVCEERRSSSIYV
- the LOC113031348 gene encoding uncharacterized protein LOC113031348 isoform X2 produces the protein MKVIVLFVFVLGALSAAGEVFFANVGDKVTLNCGVNSYTRSLQWYNRYDLLHSVDQRGFPRKGNVELAQRSVVRQTNLEISSVRETDAGEFECSADWTPRYHSLVVFSVSVSVTPSAVLKLCDEATLHCEVKHLLKGCEVKWKSPNADSPEWPSTVHLKSVTSSHNGTWECIITCDGKQLKPPTSTTPLSTRKNVTLFVTSVQKTTCTTCTTCTADDCPLGLSCWMWIAMGVCCQFGMFLIVCVTVLCKCISRKMVCEERRSSSIYV